In Aminobacterium sp. MB27-C1, a single genomic region encodes these proteins:
- a CDS encoding Na+/H+ antiporter NhaC family protein: protein MEHGTLLGLIPLLVYIVLCFSRFGQIFAVSVGIVVAAIIGHHGIMDIAQGLRGGLGSFLGYIGLIILLGGGLGQVLKKTGVVKELVYMVTRRMNVNSPQKAFLVTMTCSVFIVSLLGTLAGGNAILAPILIPIAASVGVTPNAMAVLLHGAGASGLFLGPFTPPMVALMEFTGLSYPQVLLNAGLPISVIMWIVTFFWASRVQKKTAGKNHYSEADMEKIDANELRSTPHVKRATFVFLVTMLCTVSYGIYIEGGSTFVVAVMILASLLTGLAGRLQIVEIIDAICEGAKGLIWLFFFFVLLDPFINFISDTGAFQALATMLEPLVKQSGTVGFIGLSTLVGIFGVPGAAVAQAEVINKMFGPLVESLNVPMTLWVVVLLVGSQMTSFAVPEGDMQGQMGLARSDDLKSVLCNGWLIVVCTVIYVLIRAIIVAM, encoded by the coding sequence ATGGAGCATGGAACATTGTTAGGTCTTATTCCTCTTCTTGTGTACATCGTATTATGCTTTAGTCGTTTCGGGCAGATTTTTGCTGTTTCTGTAGGTATCGTTGTGGCAGCAATCATAGGCCATCATGGGATTATGGACATTGCGCAAGGATTAAGAGGTGGGCTCGGTTCCTTTTTAGGGTATATAGGCCTTATTATTTTACTCGGCGGCGGATTGGGACAAGTATTAAAGAAAACAGGCGTTGTAAAAGAACTTGTCTATATGGTAACGCGGAGAATGAACGTAAACTCCCCTCAAAAGGCATTTTTAGTCACGATGACATGTTCTGTTTTCATCGTCAGCTTACTTGGAACATTGGCTGGCGGAAATGCTATTTTAGCTCCCATATTGATTCCTATCGCAGCCTCCGTTGGAGTCACACCTAATGCAATGGCAGTATTGCTTCACGGAGCAGGCGCTTCAGGCCTATTTCTTGGGCCCTTTACTCCTCCTATGGTTGCATTAATGGAGTTTACCGGACTTTCATATCCTCAGGTTTTGCTTAACGCAGGATTGCCAATATCTGTAATCATGTGGATCGTAACTTTCTTCTGGGCATCAAGAGTTCAGAAGAAAACAGCTGGTAAAAATCATTATTCCGAAGCTGACATGGAAAAAATTGATGCCAATGAACTGAGATCTACCCCTCATGTAAAACGAGCCACATTTGTTTTTCTTGTCACAATGCTCTGCACCGTAAGCTACGGAATCTATATAGAGGGCGGCTCTACATTTGTTGTTGCCGTCATGATTCTTGCTTCTCTTCTCACAGGCCTTGCTGGGCGTCTTCAGATTGTAGAGATCATTGATGCTATCTGTGAAGGCGCCAAGGGACTTATTTGGCTTTTCTTCTTCTTCGTATTGCTTGATCCTTTCATTAACTTCATTTCAGACACAGGTGCTTTCCAGGCTTTAGCCACAATGCTTGAGCCTCTGGTCAAACAGAGCGGAACTGTAGGCTTCATCGGCCTGTCCACCTTGGTTGGCATTTTTGGTGTTCCAGGAGCTGCCGTAGCTCAGGCAGAGGTTATAAATAAAATGTTCGGACCGCTGGTTGAATCACTCAACGTCCCCATGACGCTATGGGTTGTTGTTCTTCTGGTTGGATCTCAAATGACTTCTTTTGCCGTTCCAGAAGGAGATATGCAGGGGCAAATGGGACTTGCCAGATCTGACGATCTTAAGTCCGTACTATGTAACGGTTGGCTCATTGTTGTTTGCACCGTTATTTATGTTCTTATTCGAGCAATTATAGTGGCGATGTAA
- a CDS encoding serine hydrolase produces the protein MSWKKQIEQVLISKGMTNKAGIIIKDIKNDETFSLNGEQSFPSASLIKLSILWTLFSKENAEELSLNETITLKEADKVEGGLLHLYKEGAKLRLEDLALLMIAVSDNTATNLIIDRLGIDQINNEIKKLGLKGTILGRKMLDFEAKKAGKDNYTTPEDISNLLGKILTSTSLPVSRRKRMLEMLSAQKLNIKLPSLVPFNDVDEIEGFLAHKTGELPGSEHDAGIFFYNSDHPILVTVLTRNLSNRVAGVDLCAQIGAIIFEHFGKGYFDA, from the coding sequence ATGAGCTGGAAAAAGCAAATAGAACAAGTTCTCATTTCAAAAGGGATGACCAATAAGGCTGGAATCATTATCAAAGATATTAAAAATGATGAAACTTTTTCTCTCAACGGAGAGCAATCGTTTCCCTCTGCCAGTCTCATTAAGCTTTCTATACTATGGACTCTTTTCTCCAAGGAGAACGCAGAGGAGTTATCTCTTAATGAAACCATTACATTAAAAGAAGCGGATAAAGTGGAAGGTGGTCTCCTTCATCTTTATAAAGAAGGGGCAAAACTTCGCCTTGAAGACCTTGCTCTTTTGATGATCGCAGTTAGCGACAATACGGCAACAAACCTTATTATAGATCGACTTGGCATTGATCAAATCAATAACGAAATCAAAAAGCTAGGGTTAAAAGGAACTATACTTGGACGAAAAATGTTAGATTTTGAGGCTAAAAAAGCAGGAAAAGATAACTACACGACACCAGAAGATATATCAAATCTTCTGGGAAAGATACTAACAAGCACATCTCTTCCCGTTTCACGTAGAAAGAGAATGTTGGAGATGCTCTCTGCTCAAAAGCTAAATATTAAACTTCCTTCTTTAGTTCCCTTCAATGACGTTGATGAAATTGAAGGCTTCCTCGCTCATAAGACGGGGGAACTACCTGGCTCAGAACATGATGCAGGAATTTTCTTCTACAATTCAGATCATCCCATTCTTGTCACTGTACTGACAAGGAACCTCTCAAACAGAGTAGCTGGAGTTGATCTATGCGCCCAAATAGGAGCCATTATTTTCGAACATTTTGGGAAAGGCTATTTCGACGCATAA
- a CDS encoding DUF3870 domain-containing protein, translating to MEKYYPDNSVLIVGNSRTTSDNPITFQFNAFFISFIVERESSLILDCQSSVTLDVTHRFIRDLFVGRYLLQDEQEITEEIQSRYFGSSKKAIQVAYKDALKKYREGL from the coding sequence ATGGAAAAGTATTATCCTGACAATTCAGTTCTCATTGTAGGCAACTCACGAACGACAAGCGATAACCCAATTACTTTTCAATTTAATGCTTTCTTTATTTCTTTCATTGTAGAAAGAGAATCATCTCTTATCCTGGATTGTCAGAGTTCTGTTACTCTTGATGTTACTCACCGTTTTATTCGAGACCTTTTTGTAGGACGCTATTTGCTTCAAGATGAACAAGAAATAACAGAAGAAATTCAGTCACGATACTTCGGTTCGTCTAAAAAGGCTATACAGGTTGCATATAAAGATGCACTGAAGAAATATCGAGAAGGACTCTAA
- the gpt gene encoding xanthine phosphoribosyltransferase, with translation MGSEERYHKTYPVSWDQLHRDCKALAWRLLSRKWTKIIGIARGGLIPAAIIARELNIRLVDTVCISSYTIRTQGETSILKEIQGDGENCLIIDDLVDTGKTAQIVRKMLPKAYFATVYAKPEGSLYVDTYITQVSQDTWILFPWDSETAYSKPLVDRETDNNE, from the coding sequence ATGGGAAGTGAAGAGCGGTATCATAAAACGTATCCGGTTTCTTGGGATCAGCTTCATCGGGATTGTAAAGCTCTTGCATGGAGACTTCTATCAAGAAAATGGACGAAAATAATAGGGATTGCTCGTGGAGGCCTTATTCCTGCGGCTATTATTGCGAGAGAATTGAACATTCGTCTTGTAGATACGGTTTGTATTTCGAGTTATACAATTCGAACACAGGGAGAAACCAGTATACTAAAAGAAATTCAGGGTGACGGGGAGAATTGTCTTATTATTGACGATCTTGTGGATACTGGAAAAACAGCACAGATTGTAAGAAAAATGCTTCCCAAAGCGTATTTTGCAACAGTATATGCCAAACCGGAGGGAAGTCTTTACGTTGATACCTATATAACACAGGTAAGCCAGGATACGTGGATTCTTTTCCCGTGGGATTCTGAGACAGCATATTCAAAACCTCTCGTTGACAGAGAGACTGATAATAATGAATAA
- a CDS encoding BMP family ABC transporter substrate-binding protein: MKKSLVVLFVALSIALCGTAFAAEAIPAEKVNPGFVYIGPVGDGGWTYMHDQGRLEMEEAFPGVKSSFVESVPEGPDSARVMETFIRNGSKVIFATSFGYMDFVQDVAKRYPDVVFMHCSGYKRADNVGIYFGRMYQARYLSGLVAGKMTKNNVIGFVAAHPIPEVVRGINAFTLGVRKANPKAEVKVVWLFSWFDPGKEKEATKALIDSGADVIAMHADSGAAPQTAEEAGVYVVGYNNDMSQYAPTKHLTAPIWDWGIVYKRVMEQVTTGTWKSEDIWWGLKEGMVTLSGYGKDVPEEVKGLVEEEKAKIISGEWDVFNGPIKDQSGTIKVESGQSLSDADKLSMNWFVEGVKGDMPK; encoded by the coding sequence ATGAAGAAGAGTCTTGTTGTTTTGTTCGTAGCACTGAGTATCGCCCTCTGCGGAACAGCTTTTGCAGCTGAAGCTATTCCCGCAGAAAAAGTAAATCCTGGTTTTGTGTATATTGGTCCTGTAGGAGATGGCGGATGGACATATATGCATGATCAGGGACGATTAGAAATGGAAGAAGCGTTTCCTGGAGTAAAATCAAGCTTTGTCGAGTCTGTTCCAGAAGGCCCAGACTCTGCACGCGTAATGGAAACTTTCATTCGAAACGGCTCTAAAGTCATATTCGCCACATCATTTGGATATATGGACTTCGTACAAGACGTAGCCAAACGTTATCCCGATGTTGTGTTTATGCACTGTTCCGGTTATAAGAGAGCAGATAACGTAGGAATTTATTTCGGAAGAATGTATCAAGCTCGCTATCTTTCTGGTCTTGTTGCTGGAAAGATGACAAAGAACAATGTTATTGGCTTCGTTGCTGCTCATCCAATACCTGAAGTTGTACGTGGCATTAATGCATTTACACTAGGTGTTCGAAAAGCCAACCCGAAAGCAGAAGTCAAGGTCGTGTGGCTTTTCTCTTGGTTTGATCCGGGGAAAGAAAAGGAAGCAACGAAAGCCCTTATCGACTCTGGTGCCGACGTTATCGCTATGCATGCCGATAGCGGGGCAGCACCTCAGACAGCAGAAGAAGCTGGAGTATATGTTGTCGGTTATAATAACGACATGAGCCAATATGCACCGACCAAACATCTCACTGCACCAATTTGGGATTGGGGAATTGTATATAAACGTGTTATGGAACAAGTTACCACTGGAACCTGGAAATCAGAAGATATTTGGTGGGGACTTAAGGAAGGAATGGTAACTCTTTCTGGATACGGCAAAGATGTGCCAGAAGAAGTCAAAGGTCTTGTAGAAGAGGAAAAGGCTAAAATCATTTCTGGCGAATGGGATGTTTTCAATGGTCCTATTAAAGATCAAAGCGGTACAATAAAAGTTGAATCTGGACAATCGCTTTCAGATGCAGATAAGCTCTCCATGAACTGGTTCGTAGAAGGGGTTAAGGGAGATATGCCCAAATAG
- a CDS encoding ABC transporter ATP-binding protein → MKGNVAMEKVISAPPLIHMENITKEFAGVVANRNIDFDVKRGEVHALLGENGAGKSTLMNILYGLYRPDKGHVCIDGKSVSFSSPKDAIASGIGMVHQHFMLIPSQTVWENMILGLEGLPQILPRKEIHQKIIDISEQYGLEVDPDAKIWQLSIGEQQRVAILQMLYRRARVLILDEPTAVLTPQESLHLFKTIRQMTAEGHGIVFISHKLDEVLSLSDRITILRKGEKTGTVQTQNTSKEQLAELMMGRKVTFTVARKSIAPGKDILKTDNITVLGERGLPTVKNISIAVKEREILGLAGIAGNGQQELCEALAGLRPLKEGRIFIENEEMTHRSPKQYIDRGIRYIPADRKGTGLVPNMDVKENSILKKYWNKPVAKGPMIDWKAVFTHAMNLVKKYSVSTPSMETPVKNLSGGNLQKLMLGRELCDAPKALIAVHPTWGLDVAATHFVREQLLEERDRGAAIFLVSEDLEELLSLSDRLAVIFKGEIMGILNHPEEATPELIGLMMAGTPLSSIKKGAK, encoded by the coding sequence GTGAAAGGAAACGTTGCCATGGAAAAAGTCATATCGGCTCCACCACTTATACATATGGAAAACATTACGAAAGAGTTTGCCGGTGTCGTGGCAAACCGTAACATCGATTTCGATGTAAAACGCGGAGAAGTGCACGCATTACTTGGCGAAAATGGCGCAGGAAAATCTACACTCATGAATATATTGTACGGCCTGTACCGCCCAGATAAAGGGCACGTGTGCATTGACGGTAAAAGCGTCTCTTTCTCTTCTCCTAAAGACGCTATTGCGTCTGGAATAGGTATGGTACATCAACATTTTATGCTCATCCCCAGTCAAACTGTCTGGGAAAACATGATATTGGGATTAGAGGGGCTTCCTCAAATTCTTCCACGCAAGGAAATTCACCAGAAAATTATAGATATCTCAGAACAATACGGTTTAGAAGTCGATCCTGACGCAAAAATATGGCAGCTTTCTATTGGGGAACAGCAGCGTGTTGCTATTTTACAAATGCTTTATCGTAGAGCGCGGGTTCTTATTCTTGATGAACCCACTGCAGTACTTACACCTCAAGAATCGCTTCATCTTTTCAAGACCATACGACAAATGACCGCAGAGGGACATGGCATTGTCTTTATTTCTCATAAACTTGATGAAGTTCTTTCTCTCTCAGACCGCATAACTATTCTTCGCAAAGGCGAAAAAACAGGAACTGTTCAAACTCAAAACACATCAAAAGAACAACTCGCCGAATTAATGATGGGAAGAAAAGTAACCTTCACTGTTGCTAGAAAGAGTATTGCCCCGGGAAAAGATATCTTGAAAACCGATAATATTACTGTTCTCGGGGAAAGAGGTCTCCCTACTGTAAAAAATATTTCTATTGCAGTGAAAGAACGGGAAATTTTGGGCCTTGCTGGAATTGCAGGAAACGGACAACAGGAACTTTGTGAAGCTCTGGCAGGGTTACGTCCTTTAAAAGAAGGTCGTATTTTTATCGAGAACGAAGAGATGACTCATCGTTCTCCAAAGCAATATATAGATCGAGGAATTCGATACATTCCCGCAGATCGCAAAGGAACGGGACTTGTTCCCAACATGGACGTAAAAGAAAATTCTATTTTGAAAAAGTACTGGAACAAACCTGTAGCCAAGGGGCCTATGATTGATTGGAAAGCGGTTTTCACTCATGCGATGAACCTTGTAAAAAAATATAGCGTGAGTACACCATCAATGGAAACTCCAGTAAAAAATCTTTCAGGAGGTAATCTTCAAAAGCTTATGCTTGGACGAGAGCTGTGCGATGCACCCAAAGCCCTTATTGCAGTTCACCCCACGTGGGGACTCGATGTTGCCGCTACCCACTTTGTGCGAGAGCAGCTTCTCGAAGAACGTGATCGCGGCGCAGCCATTTTTCTCGTATCTGAAGATTTGGAAGAGCTCCTTTCATTAAGTGACAGGCTCGCAGTTATATTCAAGGGGGAAATTATGGGTATACTCAATCACCCCGAAGAGGCCACTCCTGAATTGATTGGCCTCATGATGGCTGGAACTCCCCTCTCTTCTATAAAGAAAGGGGCAAAATAG
- a CDS encoding ABC transporter permease, protein MKYLKVEKRLVTPVWFSGVIPIFAIILALLTGAVFLNFMGVSPVKAYLSMFKASLGDAYGLTETIVKAIPLAMAGVAVALSFKMLIWNIGAEGQIFMGSLATAAAVRYFFVDQPFIMFWIMFISASVAGGLWAAFAGYLKARWNVNEIITTLMLNYIALHLIDFFVYGPWRDPASLGFPMTAPFPDAARLPLFGDTRIHLGLFIAIFLAIFFWALLKWTRWGYEIRVIGENPRAATFAGINYLRNAVIIMFISGAIAGLAGMCEIAGLQGRLQHAASAGYGYTAIIVAWLGRLNPLAVLFVAFIIGSLLVGGDTLQIVMRLPLSSILVLQGLLLFFVLGGEFFRRYRIRFIKRGDN, encoded by the coding sequence ATGAAATATTTAAAGGTTGAAAAACGTCTTGTTACACCAGTTTGGTTTTCTGGCGTCATTCCTATTTTTGCTATTATTTTGGCACTCCTGACAGGTGCCGTTTTTTTAAATTTTATGGGTGTCTCTCCTGTAAAAGCATATCTTTCAATGTTCAAAGCGTCCCTTGGTGATGCCTACGGCCTAACAGAAACAATTGTAAAGGCTATTCCCCTGGCCATGGCAGGTGTAGCCGTAGCTCTTTCGTTTAAAATGCTTATCTGGAATATTGGCGCAGAGGGACAAATCTTTATGGGATCTCTGGCTACGGCTGCGGCTGTTCGCTATTTTTTTGTCGATCAGCCCTTCATTATGTTCTGGATCATGTTTATCTCAGCCTCAGTTGCAGGTGGACTCTGGGCCGCTTTTGCTGGCTATCTGAAAGCGCGTTGGAATGTCAATGAAATAATCACAACCCTCATGCTCAACTACATTGCACTCCATCTCATTGATTTCTTTGTTTACGGCCCCTGGAGAGATCCCGCCAGTCTTGGTTTCCCAATGACAGCACCCTTTCCAGATGCCGCCAGATTGCCTCTTTTCGGCGATACACGTATTCATCTTGGTCTGTTTATTGCCATCTTTCTCGCGATCTTTTTCTGGGCTCTTCTCAAATGGACACGATGGGGATATGAGATTCGAGTCATTGGAGAAAATCCTCGCGCCGCGACTTTTGCCGGAATAAACTATTTACGCAATGCAGTCATCATCATGTTTATATCGGGAGCAATTGCAGGTCTTGCCGGAATGTGTGAAATTGCAGGATTACAAGGTCGTCTTCAGCATGCAGCTTCTGCTGGATACGGTTATACGGCTATTATTGTCGCTTGGCTAGGGCGTCTCAATCCTTTAGCCGTCCTCTTTGTTGCTTTTATTATAGGATCTCTTCTGGTAGGAGGAGATACGTTGCAAATTGTTATGCGCTTGCCTCTGTCTAGTATTCTAGTGCTTCAGGGCCTGCTTCTCTTCTTTGTTCTTGGAGGAGAATTTTTCAGAAGATATCGTATTCGTTTTATCAAGAGGGGAGATAACTAG
- a CDS encoding ABC transporter permease, giving the protein MEILIPILAAAVRSGTPILYATLGEIITEKAGILNLGLEGIMLVGAYTGFSVTYKTGNPWIGVIAAFIIGTMMATIHAFISITLKGNQVVSGLALTMFGTGASSLLGRSYIGFTIKGLNKIPLPLLSDIPILGPVLFNNDALIYVSFVLVVILYMFFVRTRNGLYLRAVGDNPRAADAMGINVDRTRYIYTLIGGGIVAIGGAYMSIAYTKMWAELMTAGRGWIAVALVIFAIWNPFRAALGAYLFGGVEAFQLRLQAAGTSIPTPLLMMLPYILTISVLFFISVSQGKGILFGAPSSLGQPFFREERD; this is encoded by the coding sequence ATGGAAATTCTTATTCCTATTCTTGCTGCTGCCGTAAGAAGCGGTACGCCAATCCTCTATGCTACATTAGGAGAAATTATTACAGAAAAAGCAGGCATCTTGAACCTCGGTCTTGAAGGAATAATGCTTGTTGGCGCCTACACGGGATTTTCCGTCACATATAAGACAGGAAACCCGTGGATCGGTGTAATAGCAGCTTTTATCATTGGAACTATGATGGCTACTATACACGCCTTTATTTCAATCACATTAAAGGGGAACCAGGTAGTCAGCGGATTAGCTTTGACTATGTTTGGAACAGGAGCAAGCTCTCTATTAGGTCGATCATATATTGGCTTTACTATTAAGGGACTCAATAAAATTCCATTACCCCTTCTTTCAGATATTCCTATTCTAGGGCCGGTTTTATTCAATAATGATGCCCTTATCTATGTTTCATTTGTATTGGTCGTTATCTTATATATGTTTTTTGTCCGCACTCGAAATGGTCTTTATCTTCGTGCTGTAGGGGATAATCCACGAGCAGCAGATGCCATGGGAATAAACGTAGACAGAACTCGCTATATCTACACCCTTATTGGAGGAGGAATTGTAGCAATAGGTGGAGCCTATATGTCTATCGCCTACACCAAGATGTGGGCAGAACTTATGACAGCTGGTCGTGGCTGGATTGCCGTAGCCCTCGTCATTTTTGCTATTTGGAATCCTTTCCGGGCTGCATTGGGAGCGTACCTTTTCGGAGGTGTAGAGGCGTTTCAACTTCGCCTTCAGGCGGCAGGAACAAGCATTCCAACCCCTCTTCTCATGATGTTGCCTTATATTTTGACTATTTCAGTTCTTTTTTTCATTTCGGTGAGCCAAGGGAAGGGTATCCTTTTTGGAGCCCCGTCTTCTCTCGGTCAGCCATTTTTTAGAGAAGAAAGAGATTAG
- a CDS encoding DUF554 domain-containing protein, whose translation MSFFIGDIPASGSIVNCAAVIVGSSIGLLFRSKLPQRFIDMAFQVLGLFTLFLGFLMAQKTSNFLILIFSMVGGAIIGEALDLDGRFARFSDGISQKFKSSGPTFAEGFLTATLLFCMGSMAILGAIEEGLGNYPNLLIAKSLLDGISSLALATSLGGGVLIAAFPVLLYQGSITLLASTLQPILSEGVINEISAAGGLMLIALGLSILEIKRFRVTNMLPALILAGILASYFVH comes from the coding sequence ATGAGCTTTTTTATTGGCGATATTCCAGCATCAGGAAGTATTGTAAACTGCGCTGCCGTTATTGTAGGTAGTTCTATTGGTTTGCTTTTTAGATCAAAGCTACCTCAACGTTTTATAGATATGGCCTTCCAAGTGTTGGGGCTTTTTACGCTGTTTCTTGGATTTTTAATGGCACAAAAAACATCCAATTTCCTTATTCTTATCTTCAGTATGGTTGGAGGAGCCATCATTGGTGAAGCCCTCGATCTTGACGGTCGTTTTGCCCGTTTTTCTGATGGAATCAGCCAAAAATTCAAATCGAGCGGCCCAACCTTTGCCGAAGGATTTCTCACCGCAACCCTTCTTTTCTGCATGGGATCTATGGCTATCCTCGGCGCTATAGAAGAAGGACTGGGAAATTACCCGAATCTGCTTATAGCAAAGTCGCTTCTTGATGGGATTTCCTCCCTTGCCTTAGCAACATCCTTGGGCGGAGGCGTGCTAATCGCAGCCTTTCCTGTTCTTCTTTACCAGGGAAGTATTACTCTTCTTGCCAGCACGTTACAACCTATTCTTTCTGAGGGCGTCATAAACGAAATTTCAGCAGCAGGGGGACTTATGCTTATCGCCCTTGGCCTCTCCATTCTTGAAATCAAACGCTTCAGAGTAACAAATATGCTGCCAGCCCTTATCCTTGCAGGGATTCTGGCTTCTTATTTTGTACACTAA
- a CDS encoding M15 family metallopeptidase translates to MDIYGTPISSPSVWIWEKIQSIPIEESGEELVPLSLYPERILVRSQYYVQSVPDALSECFIRESAFFRLREAVAMLPSGFKFVIFDGWRSLSIQKHLYDSYYEEIKQLHNEMTETELSKLVSQYVALPSVDPRKPSPHLTGGAVDLGIVDDEGCLLYMGSNFDETSPRSATCYYENVMIQRGTLDEKGFTALQNRRLLYHCMKEAGFTNYPEEWWHYDYGNQNWAYFSNQKIAFYGMTQPWMRWRSFN, encoded by the coding sequence ATGGATATATATGGAACGCCTATTTCTTCTCCGTCCGTTTGGATTTGGGAAAAAATTCAAAGTATCCCTATCGAAGAGAGCGGAGAAGAACTTGTTCCATTAAGCCTCTATCCAGAACGTATTCTTGTTCGATCCCAATATTACGTCCAGTCTGTTCCTGATGCTCTTTCAGAGTGTTTTATTCGGGAGAGTGCCTTTTTCCGTTTAAGAGAGGCTGTTGCCATGCTGCCTTCAGGATTTAAGTTCGTCATTTTTGATGGTTGGCGGTCTTTGAGTATACAGAAGCATCTTTATGACAGCTATTACGAAGAAATAAAACAATTACATAACGAAATGACCGAAACAGAATTGTCAAAACTCGTGTCGCAGTACGTGGCCTTGCCATCAGTTGATCCGAGAAAACCATCTCCCCATCTAACAGGAGGGGCTGTAGATCTTGGCATTGTCGATGATGAAGGGTGCCTTTTGTATATGGGGAGTAACTTTGATGAAACATCTCCTCGTTCTGCTACGTGTTACTACGAAAATGTCATGATACAAAGGGGAACTCTTGATGAGAAGGGGTTTACTGCCTTACAAAATCGCCGTCTTTTATATCATTGCATGAAAGAGGCGGGGTTTACAAACTATCCGGAAGAGTGGTGGCACTATGATTATGGCAACCAGAACTGGGCATACTTTTCTAACCAAAAGATAGCTTTTTATGGAATGACCCAGCCCTGGATGCGTTGGCGTTCCTTTAATTAG
- a CDS encoding TRAP transporter large permease produces MVFIMLIVFFAMMIFGIPLYLSLLTTSFLGIVLLGDYSLLRVIAQQFYGGMDIFSLMAIPFFIWTGILMNRSGLTDRLLDFSRLIVGSVRGGLGYVNVVGGIILAGVNGSAAADASALGSILIPAMVKDGFSPAYSAGLTASSSLIGPIIPPSIFMIIYATMTNTSIGGLFAAGILPGIVLGGAFMVMNYFYSRRHQMAVSDFNEVRKNAKEILRRSLVGLIAPLIIIGGIVTGIVTPTESGALGVAYCLLAGFFYTRKLTARILGETIYETVRLTSSIFLIMGAATVIGWILKWEQIPQHFARFITQSGLIESPWLLMLLLSAIIFPVGMFMEEVSTLTLLTPIFAPLAQKAGIDPLHFGVVMTLNVTIALITPPMGACNYIVAAVGGVKLGDVFKYIWPFIGVALLVLFLIISFPPITTAIPRLLNLS; encoded by the coding sequence ATGGTTTTTATTATGCTTATTGTTTTTTTTGCCATGATGATTTTTGGCATTCCTCTTTATCTATCCCTTTTAACGACCTCGTTTTTAGGAATAGTCTTGCTTGGTGATTATTCATTATTGCGAGTAATAGCGCAGCAGTTTTATGGAGGAATGGATATCTTTTCTCTTATGGCAATTCCTTTTTTCATATGGACGGGGATTCTTATGAACCGATCCGGACTTACAGATCGCCTTCTCGATTTTAGTCGTCTTATTGTTGGTTCTGTGCGAGGTGGCCTAGGCTATGTCAATGTCGTTGGTGGAATTATTTTAGCTGGAGTCAATGGTTCGGCGGCAGCAGATGCTTCTGCTCTTGGCTCTATTTTGATTCCTGCCATGGTTAAGGATGGGTTTTCTCCTGCCTATTCAGCGGGATTGACAGCAAGTAGCTCTCTCATTGGGCCTATTATACCTCCGAGTATTTTTATGATTATTTATGCCACAATGACCAATACATCTATTGGGGGACTTTTTGCAGCAGGAATTCTCCCCGGCATTGTTCTTGGCGGGGCTTTTATGGTGATGAATTATTTTTACTCACGTCGACATCAGATGGCAGTTTCAGACTTTAACGAGGTTCGCAAGAATGCCAAAGAGATTCTTCGTCGTTCCCTTGTCGGTCTCATTGCGCCTCTTATTATTATCGGAGGTATTGTAACGGGTATCGTGACTCCTACGGAATCTGGCGCATTAGGAGTTGCCTACTGCCTTTTGGCAGGTTTCTTTTATACCAGAAAGCTGACAGCCAGAATTTTGGGTGAGACCATTTATGAAACAGTGAGGCTTACAAGCTCTATTTTCCTCATTATGGGAGCTGCCACTGTTATAGGCTGGATATTGAAATGGGAACAAATCCCCCAGCATTTTGCACGATTTATTACACAATCGGGGCTTATAGAGAGTCCGTGGCTTCTCATGCTTTTACTTTCAGCAATTATTTTCCCTGTTGGAATGTTTATGGAAGAGGTGTCTACGTTGACGCTGCTTACTCCTATTTTTGCGCCTTTAGCCCAAAAGGCTGGCATCGATCCTCTTCACTTTGGTGTTGTCATGACACTTAATGTGACTATAGCTTTAATAACGCCTCCAATGGGGGCGTGTAATTATATTGTTGCAGCTGTAGGAGGAGTGAAGTTAGGCGATGTGTTTAAGTATATATGGCCTTTCATCGGTGTAGCCCTTCTTGTGCTTTTTCTTATAATATCTTTTCCTCCCATAACTACAGCTATTCCAAGGCTATTGAACTTGTCGTAA